A single Corynebacterium resistens DSM 45100 DNA region contains:
- a CDS encoding 4-alpha-glucanotransferase → MNAEATRALHELATACGVATSYTGQDGSTVTVEESTILFTLRELGVDLPAKGVELFHLDAALVTHTYHRLVRMVPPTVTARAGQSQQLPVTCIDGEQVEATIVLEDGSQLPLEQLDVWVPPQTVRVPSGASGQTHPVAGEDLQPPRNVEVQSNNSPAQSKNVTAQSDRAADQPYNATNQPREVTFGTATFHLPELPAGWHELHIRATSTQATATLLVSPNRLSSTQKLLDNPATGVMAQLYSVRDAGAWGLGDYATIGALGQALEELGGADFLLVNPMHAAEVTVPVEDSPYLPTTRRYSNPIYLRIENIPEYSERPELHERISELSHDVAATNASSDLLDRNAVWGAKLSALALLYQAGLPAERLRKLQEFIAAEGEGLEGFVTWCVANAGDHAHLGANFWAWVQMLCQEQEMAAQNELLKYQRIGLMADLAVGVHPGGADARTLEYALAPGASVGAPPDGYNQQGQDWSQPPWHPWKLAEHGYRPWRDMLRTILRTAGGIRVDHVLGLFRLWWIPRMQSPTTGTYVHYDHEAMVGALLLEAERAGAVVVGEDLGTFEPWVQQYLAERHVLGTTVLWFEGDENGAKPADRYRKLSLTSVTTHDLPPTASYLRGGHITLREQLGVLTTSVEDEFANDARWQVEVLSNLSRSGAFAGYPCEGYFPTISEELDDPVHGRDSRPGGADGLTSSSPSATADHRVAAHSSGILEGMHRFLALTPSALRCVALVDMVGDLRAQNQPGTTQDRYPNWRVPLCDHEGRAVMVEDLPKLQLARDVLAAARGETEVV, encoded by the coding sequence ATGAATGCTGAGGCCACCCGCGCACTACACGAGCTCGCTACTGCCTGCGGTGTAGCTACCTCGTACACCGGACAAGACGGCAGCACAGTCACTGTCGAGGAATCGACCATTCTCTTCACCCTCAGAGAGCTTGGGGTTGATCTGCCCGCTAAGGGGGTAGAGCTTTTTCATCTCGACGCCGCGCTAGTGACACACACGTACCACCGCCTGGTCCGCATGGTTCCACCCACGGTAACTGCGCGGGCTGGCCAATCTCAGCAACTACCCGTTACCTGCATCGATGGCGAACAGGTGGAGGCCACGATCGTGCTTGAGGACGGTTCCCAGCTCCCCCTCGAGCAGCTCGATGTGTGGGTGCCACCGCAGACGGTACGGGTGCCCAGCGGGGCGTCGGGCCAAACGCACCCCGTGGCTGGTGAGGATCTACAACCACCCCGCAACGTGGAAGTTCAATCAAACAACTCGCCAGCGCAATCAAAAAACGTGACAGCTCAATCGGATCGCGCGGCCGATCAGCCCTACAACGCAACCAATCAGCCCAGGGAAGTTACCTTTGGAACCGCAACCTTCCATCTACCGGAGCTCCCCGCGGGTTGGCATGAACTGCACATTCGGGCTACCTCCACGCAAGCTACGGCGACACTTCTAGTCAGCCCCAACCGGCTGAGTAGTACCCAGAAGTTACTGGATAATCCGGCCACAGGCGTGATGGCTCAGCTGTATTCGGTGCGCGATGCAGGCGCGTGGGGACTCGGCGACTACGCCACCATTGGCGCGTTGGGACAGGCACTCGAAGAGTTGGGCGGGGCCGACTTTCTGCTGGTTAATCCCATGCATGCCGCGGAGGTAACGGTTCCAGTAGAGGATTCGCCATATCTGCCAACTACCCGGCGCTACTCCAATCCGATTTACCTGCGTATCGAGAATATTCCGGAATACTCCGAACGTCCCGAACTTCATGAGCGCATCAGCGAATTGAGTCATGACGTGGCTGCTACGAACGCCAGCTCCGATTTGCTCGACCGCAACGCTGTGTGGGGAGCCAAACTTTCAGCTTTGGCACTGTTGTATCAAGCTGGGCTGCCGGCTGAGCGCCTGCGCAAGTTACAGGAGTTCATTGCTGCGGAAGGCGAAGGTCTGGAAGGCTTCGTAACATGGTGTGTTGCTAATGCTGGGGACCATGCACACTTGGGTGCGAATTTCTGGGCGTGGGTGCAAATGCTGTGCCAAGAACAGGAAATGGCGGCTCAAAATGAGTTGTTGAAATACCAGCGAATCGGTCTCATGGCCGACCTCGCAGTCGGCGTGCATCCCGGCGGAGCCGATGCACGCACACTCGAATATGCTCTGGCACCCGGCGCGAGTGTAGGGGCACCCCCGGATGGCTATAACCAACAAGGGCAAGATTGGTCCCAGCCACCATGGCATCCATGGAAGCTTGCCGAACACGGTTACCGGCCGTGGCGCGACATGCTGCGTACCATCTTGCGCACCGCCGGGGGGATCCGCGTGGATCACGTCTTGGGGCTGTTCCGCTTGTGGTGGATTCCACGCATGCAGTCTCCCACCACCGGTACCTACGTGCACTACGACCACGAGGCGATGGTAGGCGCGCTGCTCCTTGAAGCAGAGCGAGCAGGTGCGGTTGTAGTGGGCGAAGACCTAGGAACGTTCGAACCATGGGTGCAGCAGTACCTCGCTGAACGGCACGTTCTTGGCACCACAGTGCTGTGGTTCGAGGGTGATGAAAACGGTGCGAAGCCTGCCGATCGCTATCGCAAGCTCAGCTTGACGAGCGTTACCACCCACGATTTGCCACCAACTGCCAGCTATTTGCGGGGCGGGCACATCACGCTGCGCGAACAGCTCGGAGTGCTGACCACGAGCGTGGAGGATGAATTCGCCAACGATGCTCGGTGGCAGGTTGAGGTGCTTTCCAACCTCTCTCGGTCTGGCGCTTTCGCGGGCTATCCCTGCGAAGGGTATTTCCCAACTATCTCGGAGGAGCTCGACGATCCTGTACACGGGCGCGATAGCCGCCCAGGTGGTGCAGATGGTTTAACCAGCTCTTCTCCCTCGGCCACCGCTGATCACCGGGTTGCCGCGCACAGTTCCGGCATTTTGGAGGGTATGCACCGGTTCTTGGCCTTGACGCCCAGCGCTCTGCGCTGTGTGGCATTGGTGGATATGGTCGGCGACCTCCGCGCACAAAACCAGCCCGGAACCACCCAAGATCGGTACCCCAACTGGCGGGTACCACTGTGCGACCACGAAGGGCGGGCCGTCATGGTTGAAGACTTGCCGAAGCTACAACTCGCCCGCGACGTTTTAGCAGCTGCGCGAGGAGAAACAGAGGTGGTCTAG
- a CDS encoding AMP-dependent synthetase/ligase produces the protein MMTEYTSEALYSLGESETILSAVRDLAADQPNTVLFRRPVNFDWVDVTAVDFLDSVYAVARGLIANGVQQGDRVVIMSETRYEWTLLDFAVMAAGAVSVPIYPSSSTSQCEWIVQDSGAKIAFGENESHSTRLETFLRSDERTGEQAHLDRVLTINAGAVEIVINDGKEAGISQEEVENRIAATKTTDVCSIVYTSGTTGRPKGCRLLHSNWLGEARAILTHPVGQCGHPGYRVLTFLPLAHVFARAISLACVVGGATQIHWSDMGSLVTQFERSKPNLIVAVPRIFEKVHAGAKAKAVDGGGLKAKIFLQAEKVAVEYSRALDNPEGPSAALKAQRAVFDKLVYSKVREAMGGKLEYAISGGSACNPELLHFFRGIGVRIFEGYGLTESTAAIAVNFDPDNIIGTVGRPMGGNTIRIDDDGEITIKGTVVFDGYWRNEEATKESFTEDGFYRTGDLGRLLPSGHLKITGRKKEIIVTAGGKNVSPGPMEDILRSAPLISQAMVVGDDQKFVGALISLDEEAVKKWKANNNIPESTPIKELAKNAVLRSEIQDAVNQANLSVSHAEGIKKFRIVSRDFTEENGEVTPSLKLKRFVIAKNFADDISWIYTVK, from the coding sequence ATGATGACGGAGTACACCTCTGAAGCGCTTTATTCGCTCGGGGAAAGTGAGACCATCCTCAGCGCCGTACGAGATCTGGCGGCAGATCAACCAAACACAGTGCTGTTTCGGCGCCCGGTGAACTTCGACTGGGTGGATGTGACTGCGGTTGATTTCCTGGACAGTGTCTATGCGGTGGCTCGTGGCCTCATCGCCAATGGCGTGCAACAAGGGGATCGGGTCGTCATTATGTCCGAGACTCGTTACGAGTGGACCCTGCTGGACTTCGCAGTCATGGCTGCAGGCGCAGTTTCCGTGCCTATCTACCCATCATCATCCACTTCCCAGTGCGAATGGATCGTGCAGGATTCCGGAGCGAAGATCGCCTTCGGTGAAAATGAATCCCACTCCACGCGATTGGAGACTTTCCTTCGAAGCGACGAGCGCACGGGGGAGCAGGCGCACTTGGACCGCGTTCTTACCATTAACGCTGGCGCAGTGGAGATCGTGATCAACGATGGTAAAGAAGCTGGCATTAGTCAGGAGGAAGTGGAAAACCGCATCGCGGCGACCAAGACCACGGATGTGTGCTCCATCGTCTACACCTCCGGAACCACTGGTCGGCCAAAGGGCTGTCGCCTGCTGCACTCCAACTGGTTGGGCGAAGCGCGTGCAATTCTTACTCACCCAGTTGGTCAGTGTGGCCACCCAGGCTACCGCGTGCTGACGTTCCTTCCACTAGCTCACGTTTTTGCACGGGCGATTTCCTTGGCTTGTGTGGTGGGTGGTGCAACACAGATTCACTGGTCGGACATGGGCTCCCTGGTTACGCAATTCGAGCGTTCCAAGCCCAACCTGATTGTTGCGGTTCCGCGCATCTTTGAAAAGGTTCATGCCGGCGCCAAGGCGAAGGCCGTTGATGGTGGCGGATTGAAAGCCAAGATCTTCCTGCAGGCGGAGAAAGTCGCCGTGGAGTACTCGCGCGCACTCGATAACCCTGAGGGGCCAAGTGCTGCACTGAAGGCGCAACGCGCGGTGTTCGACAAGCTGGTCTACAGCAAGGTGCGCGAGGCCATGGGTGGCAAGTTGGAGTACGCCATCTCCGGCGGTTCGGCGTGCAACCCAGAACTGCTGCACTTCTTCCGTGGCATCGGCGTGCGAATCTTCGAAGGCTACGGCCTCACCGAATCCACTGCTGCTATCGCAGTGAATTTTGATCCAGATAACATCATCGGCACGGTCGGTCGCCCCATGGGTGGCAATACCATTCGTATTGACGACGATGGCGAAATCACCATTAAGGGCACCGTTGTTTTCGATGGTTACTGGCGGAACGAAGAAGCGACGAAGGAATCTTTCACGGAAGACGGGTTCTACCGCACCGGCGATTTGGGGCGTTTGTTGCCTAGCGGACACCTCAAGATCACGGGTCGCAAGAAGGAGATCATCGTCACTGCAGGTGGAAAGAATGTTTCACCTGGGCCAATGGAGGATATTCTGCGTTCTGCCCCATTGATCTCTCAAGCAATGGTGGTTGGCGATGATCAGAAGTTCGTTGGCGCACTGATCTCCCTCGACGAGGAAGCCGTCAAGAAGTGGAAGGCCAATAACAATATCCCGGAAAGCACTCCTATCAAGGAACTTGCAAAGAACGCAGTGCTGCGTTCCGAAATCCAAGATGCAGTCAACCAAGCAAACCTGAGTGTTTCCCATGCGGAAGGAATCAAGAAATTCCGCATTGTCTCCCGTGACTTCACGGAGGAAAACGGCGAGGTCACCCCATCGCTGAAGCTCAAGCGTTTCGTCATCGCCAAGAATTTCGCCGATGACATCTCGTGGATCTACACCGTGAAGTAA
- the hemW gene encoding radical SAM family heme chaperone HemW has protein sequence MTERGLYIHVPFCATRCGYCDFNTYTPQELADDSASTLNSAARGNTIDGYLDALERELELAVSLWEPRSKEEGGSAVDTVFFGGGTPSMLGAEGLTRALRAIKRTFGLTAGAEVTTESNPESTNPEFFAALREEGFTRISLGMQSAAGHVLKVLERQHTPGRSVAAAREALAAGFDHVNLDLIYGTPTETDADLLKSLEAVVSAGVDHVSAYSLIVEDGTAMARKVRRGELPAPDEDVLADRYRMIDQFLTDAGFEWYEVSNWAKPGGECRHNLVYWRSGQWWGAGPGAHGCVRLRTSAELVAADSRVMGTQVSGGAGGEFSGLTRLVNAKRPATYWQGLMGRGGVKPEIPASVVTLEQLSRADVATERVMLGLRLREGLDLGVLRQTAELDEVLKRYQRLGLANVEGTKLMLTDEGRYLADGIVTDIVLSQE, from the coding sequence GTGACCGAGCGCGGACTCTATATCCACGTTCCTTTCTGCGCCACAAGGTGCGGATACTGCGACTTCAACACATACACACCGCAGGAGTTGGCTGATGACAGCGCCTCAACGCTGAATAGTGCAGCGCGTGGAAACACGATTGACGGCTACCTCGATGCGCTCGAGCGGGAACTCGAATTAGCGGTTTCATTGTGGGAACCACGATCGAAGGAGGAGGGCGGATCGGCAGTAGATACAGTGTTCTTCGGCGGGGGCACGCCATCCATGTTGGGTGCAGAAGGGCTCACCCGTGCACTTCGGGCGATAAAGCGGACATTTGGCTTGACTGCAGGAGCCGAGGTCACCACGGAATCCAATCCAGAATCCACCAATCCTGAATTCTTTGCTGCATTGCGCGAAGAAGGCTTCACTCGCATCAGTTTGGGAATGCAATCCGCCGCGGGCCACGTGCTCAAAGTGTTGGAGCGCCAGCACACCCCAGGTCGCTCGGTAGCTGCTGCCCGCGAAGCGCTCGCCGCTGGTTTCGATCACGTTAACCTGGATTTGATCTATGGCACTCCGACGGAAACTGATGCCGATCTCCTGAAATCACTTGAGGCAGTGGTTTCTGCAGGAGTCGACCATGTTTCTGCGTACTCGCTGATCGTGGAAGATGGCACGGCAATGGCTCGTAAAGTGCGGCGTGGGGAGCTTCCAGCTCCCGATGAAGACGTACTGGCGGATCGCTACCGTATGATCGATCAGTTTCTTACTGATGCGGGTTTCGAATGGTACGAGGTCTCCAACTGGGCCAAACCTGGCGGTGAATGCCGGCACAACCTTGTGTACTGGCGGTCCGGTCAATGGTGGGGTGCGGGTCCAGGAGCACATGGTTGCGTGCGATTGCGTACTTCGGCGGAGCTCGTCGCAGCAGATTCCCGTGTCATGGGTACTCAAGTTAGCGGGGGCGCCGGTGGTGAATTCAGTGGCCTGACCCGCTTGGTCAATGCAAAACGACCAGCCACATATTGGCAAGGTCTGATGGGCCGAGGCGGCGTCAAACCAGAAATTCCGGCGAGTGTAGTGACGTTAGAACAACTCAGCCGCGCTGACGTGGCAACTGAGCGAGTGATGCTTGGGCTGCGCTTACGCGAAGGGCTTGATCTAGGAGTTTTAAGGCAAACTGCCGAACTAGATGAGGTGCTGAAGCGCTACCAGCGATTGGGATTAGCTAACGTGGAAGGCACAAAGCTAATGCTCACGGATGAGGGACGATACCTCGCTGACGGCATAGTGACGGATATCGTGCTTTCGCAGGAATGA
- the hrcA gene encoding heat-inducible transcriptional repressor HrcA → MSSSTEQRRNEVLRAIVSDFIALHEPVGSKMLVDRHKLGVSSATIRNDMAVLEAEGYITQQHASSGRIPTAKGYRAFVDGLHQVKPLSSPERRAILNFLENGVDLEDVLRRGVQLLSQLTRQVAVVQMPDLRRGRVKHCEVVQLGTHRVLLVLITDTGRVDQRNVDLAQPLADDDVQRLRDIVNSAMVGRTLDDACSHIARVARDAQNQQLPSELRGPVVAVATVLVETLLERPTDKLILAGTPNLVRTVELTPVLEALEEQVVVLKLLSSARDLQVKVSIGEENEDEELRSASIISTGYGNNEAVLGGLGVVGPTHMDYTGSISSVTAVAHYVSRILSGE, encoded by the coding sequence GTGTCTTCTTCGACCGAACAACGTCGCAACGAAGTGTTGCGCGCCATTGTCTCCGATTTCATTGCGTTGCATGAGCCTGTGGGCTCGAAAATGCTGGTAGATCGGCACAAACTTGGGGTATCTTCAGCGACCATCCGCAATGATATGGCGGTATTAGAAGCTGAAGGGTACATCACGCAGCAGCATGCCTCCTCCGGGCGGATTCCCACGGCTAAGGGCTATCGGGCATTCGTGGACGGGCTGCACCAGGTCAAACCCCTGAGCTCTCCAGAGCGCCGAGCGATTCTGAACTTCTTGGAGAATGGCGTGGATTTGGAGGACGTGTTGCGCCGGGGTGTGCAGTTGCTCAGTCAGCTCACGCGCCAAGTGGCTGTAGTACAGATGCCCGATCTACGCCGTGGCCGGGTGAAGCACTGTGAGGTGGTGCAGCTAGGCACCCACAGAGTGCTGCTGGTGCTGATCACCGACACGGGTCGGGTCGATCAGCGCAATGTCGATTTGGCGCAGCCCTTGGCCGATGATGACGTGCAACGCTTGCGCGATATTGTGAACTCCGCAATGGTTGGGCGCACTCTTGATGACGCCTGCTCGCACATCGCGCGAGTGGCTCGCGATGCACAGAATCAGCAGTTGCCGTCTGAGCTGCGTGGCCCAGTAGTGGCGGTTGCCACGGTGCTGGTGGAAACCTTGCTGGAGCGTCCGACGGATAAGCTCATTCTGGCTGGCACTCCGAATCTCGTGCGCACAGTTGAGCTCACCCCTGTGCTGGAGGCGCTGGAAGAACAAGTGGTCGTGCTGAAACTACTCTCCAGCGCTCGTGACCTGCAGGTGAAGGTGAGCATTGGGGAGGAGAACGAGGATGAGGAGCTACGCAGCGCCTCAATCATCTCCACCGGCTACGGGAATAATGAAGCAGTACTAGGTGGTTTAGGGGTGGTGGGGCCAACGCATATGGATTACACCGGATCCATCTCCAGTGTGACAGCCGTGGCCCACTATGTTTCCCGGATTTTGTCCGGTGAGTAA
- the dnaJ gene encoding molecular chaperone DnaJ — protein MARDYYGILGVSKDATDSEIKKAYRKLARKYHPDVNPSEEAAEKFNELSVAQEVLLDPQKRQIVDAGGDPEAQGGGFGGAGGFGGFGGGGLGDIFDAFFGGGGGGGRRRGPRVSRVRPGNDALVGIEATLEEIYSGVEREVTVETAVRCEACDATGSKSKKAPETCPTCQGYGEVMEIQNSMLGQVQVARPCHRCGGTGEIIPDPCEACAGDGRVRSRKTIKVNVPAGISDGMRLRLAGKGEVGPGGGPNGDLYVDVRTREHSHFIREGDDLHVTIKVPAVEATLGSSVEVPMLDDSIETVNIEPGTQPESVITVSGRGMPHLRRERDGYGNLYAHVEVVIPTELSRGERERWEELRDRSEQSVSVGTKHDRSEGLFSRLRSRFAR, from the coding sequence GTGGCTCGTGACTACTACGGCATCCTCGGCGTGAGCAAGGACGCTACCGATTCCGAGATTAAGAAGGCTTATCGCAAGCTCGCCCGCAAGTATCACCCCGATGTGAACCCATCCGAAGAGGCCGCCGAGAAGTTCAATGAGCTCTCCGTGGCCCAAGAGGTTTTGCTGGATCCACAGAAACGCCAGATCGTCGATGCCGGTGGCGACCCTGAGGCCCAAGGTGGCGGATTTGGTGGCGCCGGCGGGTTCGGTGGCTTCGGGGGAGGCGGCCTAGGCGATATCTTCGATGCTTTCTTCGGTGGTGGGGGAGGCGGAGGTCGACGCCGCGGGCCGCGCGTCTCACGTGTTCGACCAGGAAACGATGCCTTGGTGGGCATCGAAGCGACTCTGGAAGAGATCTACTCCGGTGTGGAGCGGGAAGTCACCGTAGAAACTGCCGTGCGCTGCGAGGCGTGTGACGCCACCGGTTCCAAGTCAAAGAAGGCTCCGGAAACGTGCCCGACCTGTCAGGGCTACGGCGAAGTCATGGAAATCCAAAACTCCATGCTTGGCCAAGTTCAGGTGGCGCGCCCTTGTCACCGCTGTGGTGGCACCGGCGAAATCATTCCCGATCCCTGCGAGGCATGTGCCGGTGATGGCCGCGTACGCTCCCGTAAGACCATCAAGGTCAATGTGCCAGCGGGTATCTCGGACGGCATGCGCTTGCGTCTTGCGGGGAAGGGCGAAGTCGGCCCCGGTGGCGGCCCGAATGGTGACCTTTATGTGGACGTGCGAACTCGAGAGCACTCGCATTTCATCCGTGAAGGTGATGACTTGCACGTGACTATCAAGGTGCCGGCAGTTGAGGCCACCTTGGGCTCTAGCGTGGAAGTGCCGATGTTGGATGATTCGATCGAAACGGTCAATATTGAACCCGGTACGCAACCTGAATCGGTCATCACGGTCAGTGGCCGGGGTATGCCACACTTGCGTCGCGAACGCGATGGGTATGGCAATCTTTACGCCCACGTTGAAGTAGTCATTCCGACTGAACTTAGCCGTGGGGAGCGCGAGCGTTGGGAAGAGCTGCGGGATCGCTCCGAACAGTCTGTTTCTGTCGGCACCAAGCACGACCGCAGCGAGGGATTGTTCTCGCGCCTGCGTTCTCGATTCGCGCGCTAA
- a CDS encoding 16S rRNA (uracil(1498)-N(3))-methyltransferase — protein sequence MTDPVFVHPIPTEVLAGNPVGQRFQLTGAEAKHADVKRLKDGEALVITDGSDQAVRAVWRGPQVEVTEVLAIATPRPFVTVVQAIPKSERAELAVDLMVQAGADRIIPWESARTIAKWSGKEEKARAKWENAARSAAKQARRLRIPEVTSPARSVSQIASLLGDAKGLQRQVLVLHESATAGLKSRDFNCDEVVLVIGPEGGVSPEEIAQLAELGGEAVVLGPEVLRTASAAAVALGAIGALSTRWAAFSD from the coding sequence ATGACTGATCCCGTTTTCGTTCATCCGATCCCTACTGAAGTCCTTGCGGGAAACCCTGTGGGGCAGCGCTTCCAACTCACTGGTGCAGAGGCCAAGCACGCGGATGTCAAACGCCTCAAAGATGGCGAAGCCCTCGTGATTACCGATGGTAGCGACCAAGCGGTGCGTGCAGTGTGGCGAGGACCCCAAGTGGAAGTCACGGAAGTGCTTGCCATTGCCACACCGCGCCCTTTCGTGACCGTGGTGCAGGCTATCCCGAAATCCGAACGTGCGGAACTGGCTGTTGATCTCATGGTGCAGGCCGGTGCCGATCGCATCATTCCATGGGAATCCGCACGCACAATCGCAAAATGGTCTGGCAAGGAAGAAAAGGCACGCGCCAAGTGGGAAAATGCTGCTCGCTCCGCAGCCAAGCAAGCTCGCCGTTTGCGTATCCCGGAGGTCACTTCGCCTGCTCGCTCGGTCTCACAGATCGCCTCGCTATTGGGCGACGCCAAGGGGCTCCAACGCCAGGTTCTCGTCTTGCACGAAAGCGCCACAGCGGGCTTGAAGTCCCGTGATTTCAATTGTGATGAAGTTGTGCTCGTCATCGGGCCAGAAGGTGGCGTGTCCCCAGAAGAAATCGCACAGCTGGCTGAACTCGGTGGTGAAGCAGTGGTTCTGGGGCCGGAAGTCTTGCGGACGGCTTCAGCAGCGGCGGTGGCACTTGGAGCGATCGGAGCCCTCAGCACTCGCTGGGCCGCTTTTTCCGACTAG
- a CDS encoding PhoH family protein, with protein MTPSQAHPRVASSTVELDPNAVVAVAGPGDENLRVIENAFDADMLTRGNRVTVRGEASEVSRVRQVLQEMANMVGRGNTVTPDTTRRIIAVHNDRRLAVAQNWEGEQPEQAIPTLGSDAPIVSYRGKTVRPKTLGQSEYVEAIDNHSIVFGVGPAGTGKTYLAMAKAVQALQNKDVTRIILTRPAVEAGEKLGFLPGTLGDKIDPYLRPLHDALREMVDPENIPRLMESGVIEVAPLAYMRGRTLNDSFVILDEGQNTTPAQMKMFLTRLGFGSKMVVTGDLSQTDLPHHQESGLQVAQNILRDVPGVHVTIFDSDDVVRHRLVSRIVDAYEAFEAEEEQARMDREEEVRERRIARGAHRSNQQ; from the coding sequence ATGACCCCATCTCAGGCTCACCCTCGCGTGGCTAGTTCCACTGTAGAGCTGGACCCCAATGCGGTAGTGGCCGTTGCCGGCCCAGGGGACGAAAATCTGCGGGTGATCGAAAACGCATTTGATGCTGACATGCTCACGAGGGGAAACCGTGTCACCGTTCGCGGAGAAGCGTCAGAGGTCTCACGCGTGCGTCAGGTCTTACAGGAAATGGCTAACATGGTCGGCCGTGGTAACACAGTCACGCCTGATACCACCCGGCGCATTATCGCAGTTCATAACGATCGCCGTCTCGCGGTTGCGCAAAACTGGGAGGGGGAGCAACCAGAACAAGCTATCCCAACACTCGGTTCAGATGCGCCCATCGTTAGTTACCGCGGTAAGACTGTTCGACCCAAGACTTTGGGGCAATCTGAGTATGTGGAAGCCATCGATAACCACTCCATTGTTTTTGGGGTGGGCCCGGCAGGTACCGGTAAAACGTACCTGGCCATGGCTAAGGCAGTGCAAGCTTTGCAAAATAAGGACGTCACCCGCATTATTTTGACTCGCCCTGCCGTGGAAGCTGGGGAAAAACTTGGCTTCTTGCCGGGCACTTTGGGTGACAAGATCGATCCCTATCTGCGCCCCCTGCACGATGCCCTGCGGGAAATGGTTGATCCAGAAAACATCCCTCGACTCATGGAAAGTGGCGTCATAGAAGTGGCACCACTGGCCTACATGCGAGGCCGCACCCTCAACGATTCCTTCGTGATTCTCGATGAAGGTCAGAACACCACGCCGGCGCAGATGAAAATGTTCCTCACACGCTTGGGGTTCGGCTCCAAAATGGTTGTCACAGGAGATTTGAGCCAAACCGATTTGCCTCACCATCAGGAGTCCGGTTTGCAGGTGGCGCAGAACATTTTGCGGGATGTGCCGGGGGTGCACGTCACGATTTTCGATAGTGATGACGTGGTGCGTCACCGCCTTGTCTCTAGAATTGTTGACGCCTACGAGGCATTCGAGGCAGAAGAAGAACAAGCCCGCATGGACCGTGAAGAAGAAGTGCGAGAGCGCCGTATAGCTCGTGGCGCACATCGAAGCAACCAACAGTAA
- the ybeY gene encoding rRNA maturation RNase YbeY translates to MSIEVFNESGRGEVNEEELIDVARYALWTLDVHSAAELSIHIVDLDTIADLHERWLDLPGPTDVMSFPMDELTPGWGRKDGPPPSPAMLGDIMLCPDFAERQANRAGHSLAHELDLLTVHGVLHLLGFDHTTPEEEQRMFSLQNEILANWYDSQEERGVSFAPKPTGAGAFPTAADRIDKPTKPGDAVAGEGEN, encoded by the coding sequence GTGAGTATCGAAGTTTTCAACGAATCCGGCCGTGGCGAGGTCAATGAGGAAGAACTTATTGACGTTGCCCGTTATGCACTGTGGACCCTAGACGTCCACTCTGCAGCGGAGCTTTCAATTCACATTGTGGATCTGGATACTATCGCCGACCTGCATGAACGATGGCTGGATCTGCCCGGACCGACAGACGTGATGAGTTTTCCAATGGATGAGCTCACCCCAGGTTGGGGGCGTAAAGATGGTCCACCCCCGAGCCCGGCGATGTTGGGTGACATCATGTTGTGTCCGGATTTCGCGGAGCGTCAAGCGAATCGTGCTGGTCACTCCCTAGCGCATGAATTGGATTTGCTCACCGTGCACGGAGTGCTGCATCTGCTGGGGTTTGATCACACCACGCCGGAGGAGGAACAACGGATGTTCTCTCTGCAGAATGAGATTCTGGCCAACTGGTATGACTCGCAGGAGGAGCGTGGCGTCAGTTTTGCCCCCAAGCCCACCGGGGCGGGTGCGTTTCCCACGGCAGCTGACCGTATAGATAAGCCAACGAAGCCGGGAGATGCTGTTGCCGGCGAAGGGGAGAACTAA